The following proteins are co-located in the Perognathus longimembris pacificus isolate PPM17 chromosome 25, ASM2315922v1, whole genome shotgun sequence genome:
- the Clint1 gene encoding clathrin interactor 1 isoform X2, whose translation MLNMWKVRELVDKATNVVMNYSEIESKVREATNDDPWGPSGQLMGEIAKATFMYEQFPELMNMLWSRMLKDNKKNWRRVYKSLLLLAYLIRNGSERVVTSAREHIYDLRSLENYHFVDEHGKDQGINIRQKVKELVEFAQDDDRLREERKKAKKNKDKYVGVSSDSVGGFRYSERYDPEPKSKWDEEWDKNKSAFPFSDKLGELSDKIGSTIDDTISKFRRKDREDSPERCSDSDEEKKARRGRSPKGEFKDEEETVTTKHIHITQATETTTTRHKRTANPSKTIDLGAAAHYTGDKASPDQNAPAHPPQPSVKNSVPGSKSSGDLVDLFDGSGQSTGGSADLFGGFADFGSAAATGSFPSQATSGNGDFGDWSAFNQAPSAPVASGGELFGGAPQAGLELVGGSQAALGPPPAASNSSDLFDLMGSSQATMTSSQSMNFSLMSTNTVGLGLPMSRSQNTDMVQKSVSKTLPSTWSDPSVNISLDNLLPGMQPSKPQQPSLNTMIQQQNMQQPLNVMTQSFGAVNLSSAPNMLPVRPQTNPLMGGPMPMSMPNVMTGTMGMPPLGNTPMMNQSMMGMNMNMGMSAAGMGLAGTVGMGMPNIAMTPGTVQPKQDAFANFANFSK comes from the exons caCCAATGTGGTTATGAATTATTCAGAGATCGAGTCTAAGGTTCGAGAAGCAACGAATGATGATCCTTGGGGACCTTCTGGGCAGCTCATGGGAGAGATTGCCAA GGCTACATTTATGTATGAACAATTTCCAGAACTTATGAACATGCTTTGGTCTCGAATGttaaaagacaacaaaaagaattGGAGAAGAGTTTATAAG TCTCTGCTGCTCCTAGCTTACCTCATAAGAAATGGATCAGAGCGTGTTGTTACAAGTGCCAGAGAACACATTTATGATTTGCGATCCCTGGAAAATTACCACTTTGTAG ATGAGCATGGCAAGGATCAAGGTATAAATATCCGCCAGAAGGTGAAGGAATTAGTTGAATTTGCCCAAGATGATGACAGGCTTCGAGAAGAGCGAAAGAAAGCTAAGAAGAACAAAGACAAGTATGTTGGAGTTTCTTCAGACAGTGTTGGAGGATTCCGATACA GTGAAAGATACGACCCTGAACCCAAGTCAAAGTGGGATGAGGAGTGGGATAAAAACAAGAGTGCATTTCCATTCAGTGATAAATTAGGGGAACTGAGTGATAAGATTGGAAGCACAATCGATGACACCATCAGCAAGTTCCGGAGGAAAGACAGAGAAGACTCTCCAGAAAGATGCAG TGACAGTGATGAGGAAAAAAAGGCGAGAAGAGGCAGATCTCCCAAAGGTGAATTCAAAGATGAAGAAGAGACGGTGACGACCAAGCACATCCACATCACGCAGGCCACCGAGACCACCACCACCCGGCACAAACGCACAGCCAACCCTTCCAAGACCATTGACCTGGGCGCCGCAGCGCACTACACAGGGGACAAAGCCAGTCCTGACCAGAACGCGCCAGCCCATCCACCTCAGCCTTCAGTGAAG AATTCAGTGCCTGGCAGCAAGTCATctggagatcttgttgatctgtTTGATGGCTCCGGCCAATCAACAG GGGGATCGGCAGATTTGTTCGGGGGATTTGCTGACTTCGGCTCAGCAGCTGCAACAGGCAGTTTCCCTTCCCAAG CAACAAGTGGGAACGGAGACTTCGGTGACTGGAGTGCCTTCAATCAAGCCCCCTCAGCCCCGGTGGCTTCTGGCGGCGAGCTCTTTGGTGGTGCCCCCCAGGCAGGACTAGAACTTGTCGGTGGCTCACAGGCCGCTCTGGGTCCACCTCCAGCCGCCTCAAATTCCTCAGACCTGTTTGATCTTATGGGCTCCTCTCAAGCAACCATGACATCGTCCCAGAGCATGAACTTCTCTTTGATGAGCACGAATACTGTGGGACTTGGTTTGCCCATGTCAAGATCACAG AATACAGATATGGTCCAGAAATCAGTCAGCAAAACCCTGCCCTCCACGTGGTCTGACCCCAGTGTAAACATCAGCCTAGACAACTTACTACCTGGAATGCAGCCTTCCAAACCCCAGCAGCCATCGCTCAATACGATGATTCAACAACAGA ATATGCAACAGCCTCTGAACGTGATGACTCAGAGTTTCGGCGCTGTGAACCTTAGTTCTGCACCAAACATGCTTCCTGTCCGGCCACAAACTAACCCTCTGATGGGAGGCCCCATGCCTATGAGCATGCCCAATGTGATGACTGGCACTATGGGAATGCCCCCCCTTGGCAATACGCCCATGATGAACCAGAGCATGATGGGCATGAACATGAACATGGGCATGTCAGCTGCTGGGATGGGCTTGGCCGGCACGGTGGGAATGGGCATGCCCAACATAGCCATGACTCCTGGAACTGTGCAACCCAAGCAAGATGCCTTTGCAAATTTCGCCAACTTTAGCAAATAG
- the Clint1 gene encoding clathrin interactor 1 isoform X1, protein MLNMWKVRELVDKATNVVMNYSEIESKVREATNDDPWGPSGQLMGEIAKATFMYEQFPELMNMLWSRMLKDNKKNWRRVYKSLLLLAYLIRNGSERVVTSAREHIYDLRSLENYHFVDEHGKDQGINIRQKVKELVEFAQDDDRLREERKKAKKNKDKYVGVSSDSVGGFRYSERYDPEPKSKWDEEWDKNKSAFPFSDKLGELSDKIGSTIDDTISKFRRKDREDSPERCSDSDEEKKARRGRSPKGEFKDEEETVTTKHIHITQATETTTTRHKRTANPSKTIDLGAAAHYTGDKASPDQNAPAHPPQPSVKNSVPGSKSSGDLVDLFDGSGQSTGGSADLFGGFADFGSAAATGSFPSQATSGNGDFGDWSAFNQAPSAPVASGGELFGGAPQAGLELVGGSQAALGPPPAASNSSDLFDLMGSSQATMTSSQSMNFSLMSTNTVGLGLPMSRSQPLQNVSTMLQKPNPLYNQNTDMVQKSVSKTLPSTWSDPSVNISLDNLLPGMQPSKPQQPSLNTMIQQQNMQQPLNVMTQSFGAVNLSSAPNMLPVRPQTNPLMGGPMPMSMPNVMTGTMGMPPLGNTPMMNQSMMGMNMNMGMSAAGMGLAGTVGMGMPNIAMTPGTVQPKQDAFANFANFSK, encoded by the exons caCCAATGTGGTTATGAATTATTCAGAGATCGAGTCTAAGGTTCGAGAAGCAACGAATGATGATCCTTGGGGACCTTCTGGGCAGCTCATGGGAGAGATTGCCAA GGCTACATTTATGTATGAACAATTTCCAGAACTTATGAACATGCTTTGGTCTCGAATGttaaaagacaacaaaaagaattGGAGAAGAGTTTATAAG TCTCTGCTGCTCCTAGCTTACCTCATAAGAAATGGATCAGAGCGTGTTGTTACAAGTGCCAGAGAACACATTTATGATTTGCGATCCCTGGAAAATTACCACTTTGTAG ATGAGCATGGCAAGGATCAAGGTATAAATATCCGCCAGAAGGTGAAGGAATTAGTTGAATTTGCCCAAGATGATGACAGGCTTCGAGAAGAGCGAAAGAAAGCTAAGAAGAACAAAGACAAGTATGTTGGAGTTTCTTCAGACAGTGTTGGAGGATTCCGATACA GTGAAAGATACGACCCTGAACCCAAGTCAAAGTGGGATGAGGAGTGGGATAAAAACAAGAGTGCATTTCCATTCAGTGATAAATTAGGGGAACTGAGTGATAAGATTGGAAGCACAATCGATGACACCATCAGCAAGTTCCGGAGGAAAGACAGAGAAGACTCTCCAGAAAGATGCAG TGACAGTGATGAGGAAAAAAAGGCGAGAAGAGGCAGATCTCCCAAAGGTGAATTCAAAGATGAAGAAGAGACGGTGACGACCAAGCACATCCACATCACGCAGGCCACCGAGACCACCACCACCCGGCACAAACGCACAGCCAACCCTTCCAAGACCATTGACCTGGGCGCCGCAGCGCACTACACAGGGGACAAAGCCAGTCCTGACCAGAACGCGCCAGCCCATCCACCTCAGCCTTCAGTGAAG AATTCAGTGCCTGGCAGCAAGTCATctggagatcttgttgatctgtTTGATGGCTCCGGCCAATCAACAG GGGGATCGGCAGATTTGTTCGGGGGATTTGCTGACTTCGGCTCAGCAGCTGCAACAGGCAGTTTCCCTTCCCAAG CAACAAGTGGGAACGGAGACTTCGGTGACTGGAGTGCCTTCAATCAAGCCCCCTCAGCCCCGGTGGCTTCTGGCGGCGAGCTCTTTGGTGGTGCCCCCCAGGCAGGACTAGAACTTGTCGGTGGCTCACAGGCCGCTCTGGGTCCACCTCCAGCCGCCTCAAATTCCTCAGACCTGTTTGATCTTATGGGCTCCTCTCAAGCAACCATGACATCGTCCCAGAGCATGAACTTCTCTTTGATGAGCACGAATACTGTGGGACTTGGTTTGCCCATGTCAAGATCACAG cCTTTGCAAAATGTTAGCACAATGCTGCAGAAGCCTAATCCTCTCTATAATCAGAATACAGATATGGTCCAGAAATCAGTCAGCAAAACCCTGCCCTCCACGTGGTCTGACCCCAGTGTAAACATCAGCCTAGACAACTTACTACCTGGAATGCAGCCTTCCAAACCCCAGCAGCCATCGCTCAATACGATGATTCAACAACAGA ATATGCAACAGCCTCTGAACGTGATGACTCAGAGTTTCGGCGCTGTGAACCTTAGTTCTGCACCAAACATGCTTCCTGTCCGGCCACAAACTAACCCTCTGATGGGAGGCCCCATGCCTATGAGCATGCCCAATGTGATGACTGGCACTATGGGAATGCCCCCCCTTGGCAATACGCCCATGATGAACCAGAGCATGATGGGCATGAACATGAACATGGGCATGTCAGCTGCTGGGATGGGCTTGGCCGGCACGGTGGGAATGGGCATGCCCAACATAGCCATGACTCCTGGAACTGTGCAACCCAAGCAAGATGCCTTTGCAAATTTCGCCAACTTTAGCAAATAG